A single window of Pseudoalteromonas ulvae UL12 DNA harbors:
- a CDS encoding alpha-hydroxy acid oxidase translates to MKPFDTPPQDIVSLHDYRRYAAKILPANAWHYIDGASADELTAQHNQHAFSRFHLKQRVLNGVTKVDTKVRLLTEDHAFPLLLAPVAYQKLAHPSGEVGVMQAAAAQDIGYVLSTLASTLLGEVIKYKASNSAWFQLYIQPQWSQTLQLIEQAEMAGYSALVITVDAPINGLRNREQRVGFCLPDGIAAVNIQGGNQPSSLEACLAVAPTWQTIEKIISATKLPVILKGISCVEDARLAKQLHLSGIVVSNHGGRVLDSTAPSINTLRAIREEVGQEMTVLLDSGIRRGTDVVKALALGANAVMIGRPMMYALATAGPLGVAHMLRILKDEIQMTMALCGCENVGKISGDILHDY, encoded by the coding sequence ATGAAACCGTTCGATACACCCCCTCAGGATATTGTTTCACTGCATGATTATCGCCGCTATGCAGCAAAAATACTGCCTGCAAATGCATGGCACTATATTGATGGTGCCAGTGCGGATGAATTGACTGCGCAACACAATCAGCACGCATTTAGTCGGTTTCACTTGAAACAACGCGTACTCAATGGCGTTACAAAAGTCGATACGAAAGTGCGGTTACTCACAGAAGATCATGCCTTTCCTTTGTTATTAGCACCGGTTGCGTATCAAAAATTAGCGCATCCAAGCGGTGAAGTGGGGGTGATGCAAGCGGCCGCGGCGCAAGACATTGGTTATGTACTCAGTACACTTGCGAGCACCCTTTTAGGCGAGGTTATTAAATATAAAGCCAGTAATTCTGCTTGGTTTCAGTTGTATATACAGCCGCAATGGTCACAGACTTTGCAGTTAATTGAACAAGCTGAAATGGCTGGTTACTCGGCGTTGGTGATCACCGTTGATGCGCCAATCAATGGTTTAAGAAACCGCGAACAGCGAGTGGGCTTTTGTTTGCCTGACGGTATTGCCGCGGTCAATATCCAAGGAGGAAATCAACCTAGCAGTTTAGAGGCGTGTTTAGCTGTCGCACCGACTTGGCAGACCATTGAAAAGATAATCAGTGCAACAAAATTGCCTGTTATTCTAAAAGGTATCTCTTGCGTTGAAGATGCCCGCTTGGCTAAGCAGCTTCATTTATCAGGAATTGTGGTGTCTAACCACGGTGGCCGTGTGCTCGACTCTACAGCGCCTAGTATCAATACCTTAAGAGCAATTCGTGAGGAAGTCGGTCAGGAAATGACTGTATTACTCGATAGTGGTATTCGTCGGGGGACCGATGTGGTGAAAGCTCTGGCCCTTGGGGCAAATGCGGTAATGATTGGCCGACCTATGATGTATGCTTTGGCGACAGCTGGCCCGTTAGGCGTGGCGCATATGCTGCGAATACTCAAAGATGAAATACAAATGACAATGGCATTATGTGGTTGTGAGAATGTCGGGAAAATTAGTGGGGATATTTTACATGATTACTGA